The proteins below are encoded in one region of Zerene cesonia ecotype Mississippi chromosome 26, Zerene_cesonia_1.1, whole genome shotgun sequence:
- the LOC119836975 gene encoding GMP reductase 1-like: protein MPNIINEVKLDFKDVLLRPKRSTLNSRNDVDLFREITFRNSGQTYRGVPVMASNMDTVGTFEMARELSKHGLFTCIHKYYTLEEWKKFAEEHSECLEQMAASSGTAEADFDRLSEILNNVKELKFVCLDVANGYSQHFVEYVRRVRAAFPRHTIIAGNVVTGEMVEELILSGADIIKVGIGPGSVCTTRIKTGVGYPQLSAVIECADAAHGLKGHIISDGGCTCPGDVAKAFGAGADFVMAGGMFAGHDQCGGEVVTKPDGRKVKLFYGMSSSTAMLKHSGGVAEYRSSEGKTVEVEYRGDVGVTVKDILGGLRSTCTYVGAAKLRELPRRATFIRCCRQVNDTFS, encoded by the exons GTGGATTTATTCCGCGAGATCACATTCCGGAACTCTGGGCAGACGTACCGGGGCGTGCCCGTGATGGCCAGCAACATGGACACTGTTGGAACATTCGAGATGGCTCGGGAACTATCCAAG CATGGCCTATTCACCTGCATCCACAAGTATTATACACTAGAGGAATGGAAGAAGTTCGCGGAGGAGCACTCGGAATGCTTAGAACAAATGG cCGCAAGTTCGGGCACAGCAGAAGCAGACTTCGACAGGCTGTCTGAGATTCTGAATAACGTGAAAGAGCTGAAATTCGTCTGCCTGGACGTGGCCAACGGATACTCGCAGCATTTCGTTGAATACGTGAGACGAGTTCGGGCTGCCTTCCCTAGACATACCATCATC GCTGGCAACGTCGTGACTGGTGAAATGGTAGAAGAACTTATTTTATCCGGCGCTGATATTATTAAG GTGGGCATAGGCCCAGGCTCTGTCTGCACAACTAGAATAAAAACTGGAGTGGGCTATCCGCAATTATCTGCTGTGATCGAATGTGCAGACGCCGCTCACGGTCTAAAGGGACATATTATATCG GACGGCGGCTGCACGTGCCCCGGCGATGTAGCCAAAGCGTTCGGCGCAGGCGCAGACTTCGTGATGGCGGGCGGCATGTTCGCGGGGCACGACCAGTGCGGCGGCGAGGTGGTCACCAAGCCTGATGGGAGGAAGGTCAAGCTGTTCTATGGGATGTCGTCATCCACGGCGATGCTGAAGCACTCTGGCGGGGTCGCGGAGTATCGGTCTTCGGAAG GTAAGACGGTAGAAGTGGAATATAGAGGTGACGTAGGTGTGACAGTGAAGGATATCCTCGGCGGCCTCAGGTCCACCTGCACCTACGTGGGCGCCGCGAAGCTGCGGGAGCTGCCGCGAAGAGCCACGTTCATCAGATGTTGTAGGCAAGTAAACGACACCTTCTCTTAA
- the LOC119837172 gene encoding uncharacterized protein LOC119837172, with translation MACIKQEFVETMKDHIQKHPTHKAKWAKAIGRSGDMLHGKIPQFEGNEDCVPGKFYERLCQTCFCNDKKGLNCTGTCEERKSLKKSKYSYKKFPFKPEDVTNFDVIKHLSDKCVPGKMYRIACNGCLCREANNLLCENKLCVSHEALSRLDAKKRSGKQCNKDETRGCVQCKCVKNITKCKSIPKCEERERLSGNSHKMPLALNLQKEKCIPGMMYTVQCNQCYCQPDATLRCTQKACLNYAQVVKLHKQVTELEQQGL, from the exons ATGGCCTGCATAAAACAAGAATTCGTTGAAACTATGAAAGATCATATACAGAAACATCCAACGCATAAGGCAAAATGGGCTAAAGCTATCGGAAGAAGTGGGGATATGTTGCATGGTAAGATTCCACAATTCGAAGGAAATGAAGATTGTGTCCCTGGAAAGTTCTACGAAAGGCTCTGTCAGACATGCTTCTGTAATGACAAGAAGGGTTTGAATTGTACGGGCACGTGTGAGGAAAGGAAATCTT taaagAAATCGAAATACTCCTACAAAAAGTTTCCCTTCAAGCCGGAAGATGTCACTAATTTTGAtgttataaagcatttatctGATAAATGTGTTCCTGGAAAAATGTACCGCATCGCATGTAATGGGTGTTTGTGCCGGGAAGCCAATAACCTCTTATGTGAAAATAAGCTCTGCGTGTCTCATGAGGCTTTGTCGAGACTTGATGCGAAGAAACGTTCTG GAAAGCAATGCAATAAAGATGAAACACGTGGCTGCGTACAGTGTAAATGTGTGAAAAACATCACCAAATGCAAATCAATACCTAAATGTGAGGAGCGTGAGAGATTATCAGGGAATTCTCACAAAATGCCTTTAGCTCTCAATTTGCAGAAAGAAAAGTGCATACCAGGGATGATGTATAC GGTTCAATGCAACCAATGTTATTGTCAGCCGGATGCTACGTTGAGATGTACTCAGAAAGCTTGTCTCAATTACGCTCAAGTAGTCAAACTCCATAAACAAGTAACAGAACTAGAGCAACAAGGACTGTGA
- the LOC119837174 gene encoding pacifastin-like protease inhibitor cvp4 produces MTYKKDHTICKCSNKSRWIAENCRKIFSTLHSDKALIFSYLKTNVTCKPNKLYLMDCNICLCHSSGFIQGSLCTNRNCKIGSKADTCKFGDVLRTRDEICVCSDVNYYIDTLCTKINKELIQELKTDKVKAITNMKYTANDKCTPHREYYNDCNHCICDDNRKMVCTMKNCEVKPNIRSANDINTELPEVENENETCIPGQKYRLKCNTCLCTPDKELTCTTMICLGDYILDGLALNRSLMLKDTLEVGK; encoded by the coding sequence ATGACGTACAAGAAAGATCACACAATCTGCAAATGTTCCAACAAATCACGATGGATCGCAGAAAACTGTAGGAAAATCTTCAGCACACTTCATAGCGATAAAGCCCTTATATTCAGCTACTTAAAGACCAACGTCACTTGCAAACCTAATAAGCTATATTTAATGGATTGCAACATATGCCTATGTCATAGTTCGGGCTTCATTCAAGGTTCATTATGCACAAATCGCAATTGTAAAATTGGTAGTAAAGCTGACACCTGCAAATTTGGGGATGTCTTACGTACACGAGACGAAATCTGTGTATGTAGCGACGTGAATTATTACATCGATACATTGtgcactaaaataaataaagaattgatTCAAGAATTAAAAACGGATAAAGTGAAAGCAATAACGAATATGAAATACACTGCTAATGATAAATGTACTCCACACAGAGAGTATTATAATGATTGCAACCATTGCATTTGCGATGATAATAGAAAAATGGTTTGTACGATGAAAAACTGTGAAGTAAAACCAAATATAAGGAGCgctaatgatataaatactgAGTTACCAGAAGTTGAAAATGAGAACGAAACGTGTATACCTGGTCAGAAATATAGATTGAAATGTAACACGTGTTTGTGTACTCCTGATAAAGAATTGACCTGTACTACAATGATTTGTCTGGGAGATTATATATTGGACGGTTTAGCTTTGAACAGGAGCTTAATGTTAAAAGATACTTTAGAAGtaggaaaataa
- the LOC119836879 gene encoding uncharacterized protein LOC119836879 isoform X4: protein MKWFLAVGLFLGCAELSRSSAIRCKPGDNDNSCITESADQELKLPDLVTYIEIGPETECRHGSVWDSNCHTCRCSEMGRAVCKRQEGCDKEYGEPLRCKPNTSFKRACGTCMCLENGVGLCSMKECVKISRRPITTKSKVPFGKECLPGTVWTSRCNDCKCSETGYPRCTHNDCPGQENEPELLCEPESIWNDDCNSCWCTSDGIAMCTRIGCPIKQVADWSGGSVKPKIESPSSVRRNFTETLKTPVGFNDTTITKLLSEIPIRMNDTEVPLRLKRASSQQKSNPDDTTQSRVTPNIKGTQKICKPGVEFRMDCNKCLCDNEGQNFSCTRNDCAALNSNGNGGDRAKREVKSLNQTDCTPGSVFEQGCNVCRCTSDGNHATCTMKMCQEESTDNDINAPESDPSFRCNPGEQFKRGCKDCTCSADGKSVFCTLRLCDQDMNPSL, encoded by the exons ccATAAGATGTAAACCAGGGGACAACGACAATTCATGTATCACAGAATCTGCAGATCAAG AGTTAAAATTACCTGATTTAGTAACGTACATAGAGATTGGGCCAGAGACAGAATGTCGGCATGGCAGTGTGTGGGACAGTAACTGTCACACGTGCCGTTGCTCAGAGATGGGGCGGGCGGTCTGCAAGAGACAAGAGGGTTGCGACAAGGAATATG GTGAACCATTAAGGTGCAAACCGAATACATCATTCAAAAGAGCCTGCGGCACATGCATGTGTCTTGAAAATGGGGTCGGTCTTTGCTCGATGAAAGAATGTGTGAAAATATCaa GACGTCCAATTACTACGAAATCCAAGGTCCCTTTCGGAAAGGAATGCTTGCCCGGCACAGTGTGGACCAGTCGATGCAATGACTGCAAGTGTTCAGAGACAGGGTACCCTAGGTGTACACACAATGACTGCCCAGGACAAGAAAACG AGCCAGAGTTGCTTTGTGAGCCAGAATCAATATGGAACGATGATTGCAATTCGTGTTGGTGCACGTCTGACGGGATAGCGATGTGTACGAGGATTGGCTGTCCTATAAAGCAGG TTGCAGATTGGAGTGGGGGATCAGTGAAGCCAAAAATTGAGAGCCCC agTTCTGTCAGAAGAAACTTTACAGAG aCACTCAAAACTCCTGTTGGATTTAACGACACAacg ATTAcaaaactgctttccgaaatTCCAATTAGAATGAACGACACagag gTGCCATTAAGGCTGAAACGAGCATCATCGCAG cAAAAATCAAATCCAGATGACACAACGCAATCAAGGGTTACTCCAAATATAAAG GGGACGCAGAAAATCTGCAAGCCCGGCGTTGAGTTCAGGATGGActgcaataaatgtttatgtgaCAATGAGGGACAAAACTTCTCCTGCACCAGGAATGACTGCGCCGCTTTGAATAGCAACGGCAACGGAGGAGATAGGGCTAAGCGAG AAGTAAAATCTCTAAATCAAACAGACTGCACTCCCGGCAGTGTATTTGAACAAGGCTGCAACGTGTGTCGATGCACGTCAGACGGCAACCACGCTACCTGCACCATGAAAATGTGTCAAGAGGAAAGCACAGATAACGATATAAATGCACCAG AATCCGACCCAAGTTTTCGTTGCAACCCAGGCGAACAGTTCAAACGCGGTTGCAAGGATTGCACGTGCTCTGCTGACGGAAAGAGCGTTTTCTGCACATTGCGCCTTTGCGATCAGGACATGAACCCGTCGCTGTAA
- the LOC119836879 gene encoding uncharacterized protein LOC119836879 isoform X3 translates to MKWFLAVGLFLGCAELSRSSAIRCKPGDNDNSCITESADQELKLPDLVTYIEIGPETECRHGSVWDSNCHTCRCSEMGRAVCKRQEGCDKEYGEPLRCKPNTSFKRACGTCMCLENGVGLCSMKECVKISRRPITTKSKVPFGKECLPGTVWTSRCNDCKCSETGYPRCTHNDCPGQENEPELLCEPESIWNDDCNSCWCTSDGIAMCTRIGCPIKQVADWSGGSVKPKIESPMSKSSTNTTKAVICAANRMFIKDCNTCWCNEDGTSFYCTRKSCVNLFEEKSVIKSSVRRNFTETLKTPVGFNDTTITKLLSEIPIRMNDTEVPLRLKRASSQQKSNPDDTTQSRVTPNIKGTQKICKPGVEFRMDCNKCLCDNEGQNFSCTRNDCAALNSNGNGGDRAKREVKSLNQTDCTPGSVFEQGCNVCRCTSDGNHATCTMKMCQEESTDNDINAPESDPSFRCNPGEQFKRGCKDCTCSADGKSVFCTLRLCDQDMNPSL, encoded by the exons ccATAAGATGTAAACCAGGGGACAACGACAATTCATGTATCACAGAATCTGCAGATCAAG AGTTAAAATTACCTGATTTAGTAACGTACATAGAGATTGGGCCAGAGACAGAATGTCGGCATGGCAGTGTGTGGGACAGTAACTGTCACACGTGCCGTTGCTCAGAGATGGGGCGGGCGGTCTGCAAGAGACAAGAGGGTTGCGACAAGGAATATG GTGAACCATTAAGGTGCAAACCGAATACATCATTCAAAAGAGCCTGCGGCACATGCATGTGTCTTGAAAATGGGGTCGGTCTTTGCTCGATGAAAGAATGTGTGAAAATATCaa GACGTCCAATTACTACGAAATCCAAGGTCCCTTTCGGAAAGGAATGCTTGCCCGGCACAGTGTGGACCAGTCGATGCAATGACTGCAAGTGTTCAGAGACAGGGTACCCTAGGTGTACACACAATGACTGCCCAGGACAAGAAAACG AGCCAGAGTTGCTTTGTGAGCCAGAATCAATATGGAACGATGATTGCAATTCGTGTTGGTGCACGTCTGACGGGATAGCGATGTGTACGAGGATTGGCTGTCCTATAAAGCAGG TTGCAGATTGGAGTGGGGGATCAGTGAAGCCAAAAATTGAGAGCCCC ATGTCGAAGTCGAGTACAAACACAACGAAAGCCGTTATTTGCGCGGCAAACCGCATGTTCATAAAGGACTGTAACACATGTTGGTGCAACGAAGACGGCACGAGTTTCTATTGCACACGAAAATCTtgtgttaatttgtttgaagAAAAAAGCGTTATCAAG agTTCTGTCAGAAGAAACTTTACAGAG aCACTCAAAACTCCTGTTGGATTTAACGACACAacg ATTAcaaaactgctttccgaaatTCCAATTAGAATGAACGACACagag gTGCCATTAAGGCTGAAACGAGCATCATCGCAG cAAAAATCAAATCCAGATGACACAACGCAATCAAGGGTTACTCCAAATATAAAG GGGACGCAGAAAATCTGCAAGCCCGGCGTTGAGTTCAGGATGGActgcaataaatgtttatgtgaCAATGAGGGACAAAACTTCTCCTGCACCAGGAATGACTGCGCCGCTTTGAATAGCAACGGCAACGGAGGAGATAGGGCTAAGCGAG AAGTAAAATCTCTAAATCAAACAGACTGCACTCCCGGCAGTGTATTTGAACAAGGCTGCAACGTGTGTCGATGCACGTCAGACGGCAACCACGCTACCTGCACCATGAAAATGTGTCAAGAGGAAAGCACAGATAACGATATAAATGCACCAG AATCCGACCCAAGTTTTCGTTGCAACCCAGGCGAACAGTTCAAACGCGGTTGCAAGGATTGCACGTGCTCTGCTGACGGAAAGAGCGTTTTCTGCACATTGCGCCTTTGCGATCAGGACATGAACCCGTCGCTGTAA
- the LOC119836879 gene encoding uncharacterized protein LOC119836879 isoform X2: MKWFLAVGLFLGCAELSRSSAIRCKPGDNDNSCITESADQELKLPDLVTYIEIGPETECRHGSVWDSNCHTCRCSEMGRAVCKRQEGCDKEYGEPLRCKPNTSFKRACGTCMCLENGVGLCSMKECVKISRRPITTKSKVPFGKECLPGTVWTSRCNDCKCSETGYPRCTHNDCPGQENEPELLCEPESIWNDDCNSCWCTSDGIAMCTRIGCPIKQVADWSGGSVKPKIESPMSKSSTNTTKAVICAANRMFIKDCNTCWCNEDGTSFYCTRKSCVNLFEEKSVIKNLPTQTQVCRPNSVYEMNCNTCYCNSMGTSSHCTRRGCLPEEITKSSVRRNFTETLKTPVGFNDTTITKLLSEIPIRMNDTEVPLRLKRASSQGTQKICKPGVEFRMDCNKCLCDNEGQNFSCTRNDCAALNSNGNGGDRAKREVKSLNQTDCTPGSVFEQGCNVCRCTSDGNHATCTMKMCQEESTDNDINAPESDPSFRCNPGEQFKRGCKDCTCSADGKSVFCTLRLCDQDMNPSL; the protein is encoded by the exons ccATAAGATGTAAACCAGGGGACAACGACAATTCATGTATCACAGAATCTGCAGATCAAG AGTTAAAATTACCTGATTTAGTAACGTACATAGAGATTGGGCCAGAGACAGAATGTCGGCATGGCAGTGTGTGGGACAGTAACTGTCACACGTGCCGTTGCTCAGAGATGGGGCGGGCGGTCTGCAAGAGACAAGAGGGTTGCGACAAGGAATATG GTGAACCATTAAGGTGCAAACCGAATACATCATTCAAAAGAGCCTGCGGCACATGCATGTGTCTTGAAAATGGGGTCGGTCTTTGCTCGATGAAAGAATGTGTGAAAATATCaa GACGTCCAATTACTACGAAATCCAAGGTCCCTTTCGGAAAGGAATGCTTGCCCGGCACAGTGTGGACCAGTCGATGCAATGACTGCAAGTGTTCAGAGACAGGGTACCCTAGGTGTACACACAATGACTGCCCAGGACAAGAAAACG AGCCAGAGTTGCTTTGTGAGCCAGAATCAATATGGAACGATGATTGCAATTCGTGTTGGTGCACGTCTGACGGGATAGCGATGTGTACGAGGATTGGCTGTCCTATAAAGCAGG TTGCAGATTGGAGTGGGGGATCAGTGAAGCCAAAAATTGAGAGCCCC ATGTCGAAGTCGAGTACAAACACAACGAAAGCCGTTATTTGCGCGGCAAACCGCATGTTCATAAAGGACTGTAACACATGTTGGTGCAACGAAGACGGCACGAGTTTCTATTGCACACGAAAATCTtgtgttaatttgtttgaagAAAAAAGCGTTATCAAG AATTTGCCCACACAAACACAAGTATGTCGTCCAAACAGTGTGTATGAAATGAATTGCAATACATGTTATTGCAATTCTATGGGTACGTCATCTCATTGTACTCGGCGTGGATGCCTCCCCGAAGAGATTACTAAG agTTCTGTCAGAAGAAACTTTACAGAG aCACTCAAAACTCCTGTTGGATTTAACGACACAacg ATTAcaaaactgctttccgaaatTCCAATTAGAATGAACGACACagag gTGCCATTAAGGCTGAAACGAGCATCATCGCAG GGGACGCAGAAAATCTGCAAGCCCGGCGTTGAGTTCAGGATGGActgcaataaatgtttatgtgaCAATGAGGGACAAAACTTCTCCTGCACCAGGAATGACTGCGCCGCTTTGAATAGCAACGGCAACGGAGGAGATAGGGCTAAGCGAG AAGTAAAATCTCTAAATCAAACAGACTGCACTCCCGGCAGTGTATTTGAACAAGGCTGCAACGTGTGTCGATGCACGTCAGACGGCAACCACGCTACCTGCACCATGAAAATGTGTCAAGAGGAAAGCACAGATAACGATATAAATGCACCAG AATCCGACCCAAGTTTTCGTTGCAACCCAGGCGAACAGTTCAAACGCGGTTGCAAGGATTGCACGTGCTCTGCTGACGGAAAGAGCGTTTTCTGCACATTGCGCCTTTGCGATCAGGACATGAACCCGTCGCTGTAA
- the LOC119836879 gene encoding uncharacterized protein LOC119836879 isoform X1, translating to MKWFLAVGLFLGCAELSRSSAIRCKPGDNDNSCITESADQELKLPDLVTYIEIGPETECRHGSVWDSNCHTCRCSEMGRAVCKRQEGCDKEYGEPLRCKPNTSFKRACGTCMCLENGVGLCSMKECVKISRRPITTKSKVPFGKECLPGTVWTSRCNDCKCSETGYPRCTHNDCPGQENEPELLCEPESIWNDDCNSCWCTSDGIAMCTRIGCPIKQVADWSGGSVKPKIESPMSKSSTNTTKAVICAANRMFIKDCNTCWCNEDGTSFYCTRKSCVNLFEEKSVIKNLPTQTQVCRPNSVYEMNCNTCYCNSMGTSSHCTRRGCLPEEITKSSVRRNFTETLKTPVGFNDTTITKLLSEIPIRMNDTEVPLRLKRASSQQKSNPDDTTQSRVTPNIKGTQKICKPGVEFRMDCNKCLCDNEGQNFSCTRNDCAALNSNGNGGDRAKREVKSLNQTDCTPGSVFEQGCNVCRCTSDGNHATCTMKMCQEESTDNDINAPESDPSFRCNPGEQFKRGCKDCTCSADGKSVFCTLRLCDQDMNPSL from the exons ccATAAGATGTAAACCAGGGGACAACGACAATTCATGTATCACAGAATCTGCAGATCAAG AGTTAAAATTACCTGATTTAGTAACGTACATAGAGATTGGGCCAGAGACAGAATGTCGGCATGGCAGTGTGTGGGACAGTAACTGTCACACGTGCCGTTGCTCAGAGATGGGGCGGGCGGTCTGCAAGAGACAAGAGGGTTGCGACAAGGAATATG GTGAACCATTAAGGTGCAAACCGAATACATCATTCAAAAGAGCCTGCGGCACATGCATGTGTCTTGAAAATGGGGTCGGTCTTTGCTCGATGAAAGAATGTGTGAAAATATCaa GACGTCCAATTACTACGAAATCCAAGGTCCCTTTCGGAAAGGAATGCTTGCCCGGCACAGTGTGGACCAGTCGATGCAATGACTGCAAGTGTTCAGAGACAGGGTACCCTAGGTGTACACACAATGACTGCCCAGGACAAGAAAACG AGCCAGAGTTGCTTTGTGAGCCAGAATCAATATGGAACGATGATTGCAATTCGTGTTGGTGCACGTCTGACGGGATAGCGATGTGTACGAGGATTGGCTGTCCTATAAAGCAGG TTGCAGATTGGAGTGGGGGATCAGTGAAGCCAAAAATTGAGAGCCCC ATGTCGAAGTCGAGTACAAACACAACGAAAGCCGTTATTTGCGCGGCAAACCGCATGTTCATAAAGGACTGTAACACATGTTGGTGCAACGAAGACGGCACGAGTTTCTATTGCACACGAAAATCTtgtgttaatttgtttgaagAAAAAAGCGTTATCAAG AATTTGCCCACACAAACACAAGTATGTCGTCCAAACAGTGTGTATGAAATGAATTGCAATACATGTTATTGCAATTCTATGGGTACGTCATCTCATTGTACTCGGCGTGGATGCCTCCCCGAAGAGATTACTAAG agTTCTGTCAGAAGAAACTTTACAGAG aCACTCAAAACTCCTGTTGGATTTAACGACACAacg ATTAcaaaactgctttccgaaatTCCAATTAGAATGAACGACACagag gTGCCATTAAGGCTGAAACGAGCATCATCGCAG cAAAAATCAAATCCAGATGACACAACGCAATCAAGGGTTACTCCAAATATAAAG GGGACGCAGAAAATCTGCAAGCCCGGCGTTGAGTTCAGGATGGActgcaataaatgtttatgtgaCAATGAGGGACAAAACTTCTCCTGCACCAGGAATGACTGCGCCGCTTTGAATAGCAACGGCAACGGAGGAGATAGGGCTAAGCGAG AAGTAAAATCTCTAAATCAAACAGACTGCACTCCCGGCAGTGTATTTGAACAAGGCTGCAACGTGTGTCGATGCACGTCAGACGGCAACCACGCTACCTGCACCATGAAAATGTGTCAAGAGGAAAGCACAGATAACGATATAAATGCACCAG AATCCGACCCAAGTTTTCGTTGCAACCCAGGCGAACAGTTCAAACGCGGTTGCAAGGATTGCACGTGCTCTGCTGACGGAAAGAGCGTTTTCTGCACATTGCGCCTTTGCGATCAGGACATGAACCCGTCGCTGTAA